Proteins from one Muntiacus reevesi chromosome X, mMunRee1.1, whole genome shotgun sequence genomic window:
- the LOC136153910 gene encoding allergen Bos d 2-like produces the protein MKVVFLTLLFGLLCGAQETPAEIDPSKVTGRWRSIYAASDNKEKIEEGGPLRCYNRQIECKNDCEYLFISFYVKFDGRCQFFSEELKRQEGGIYVIEFDGTNYLQIIHVTDNMLVFYFENHDGQKITDTSEDLSRGTSFTQEELQKYQELNSERGIPNENIENVIETGDSGLLCEDPTCLPEQPSLGARSVESMLEDKRRRHDEKARTARKRSFRST, from the exons ATGAAGGTGGTGTTCCTGACCCTCCTCTTTGGTCTGCTTTGTGGGGCCCAGGAAACTCCAGCCGAAATAGACCCCTCAAAG GTCACAGGAAGGTGGCGCAGCATTTATGCGGCCTCGGATAACAAGGAGAAGATTGAGGAAGGGGGCCCACTGAGGTGTTACAATCGTCAGATTGAATGCAAAAATGACTGCGAATAcctcttcatttcattttatgtcaA ATTTGACGGCAGATGCCAGTTTTTTTCGGAAGAGCTAAAGAGACAAGAAGGAGGTATTTACGTCATAGAAT TCGACGGTACAAACTATTTGCAAATCATTCATGTAACAGACAACATGctggtattttattttgaaaaccatGATGGACAGAAGAT CACGGACACATCTGAAGACCTCT CCAGAGGAACCAGTTTCACTCAGGAAGAACTTCAGAAGTATCAGGAGCTGAACAGTGAAAGGGGCATTCcaaatgaaaatattgaaaatgtcATCGAAACAG GAGACTCGGGGCTGCTctgcgaagatcccacatgtctcccGGAGCAACCAAGTCTGGGAGCCAGAAGTGTTGAGTCCATGTTGGAGGACAAGAGAAGACGCCACGATGAAAAAGCCCGCACTGCAAGGAAAAGAAGCTTCCGCTCCACATGA